In the genome of Paenibacillus pabuli, one region contains:
- a CDS encoding MFS transporter, protein MSIRSRWLMISVGLGILLNPLNSSMISVAIPRLQNVFDLDFTVVSWIIFSFYIASAIAQPIMGKASDLFGRRRIFLSGLFVSFVASLLAPLSPNFGWLIVFRIVQSVGTSMMVAVGMAIVRIHITEKQATALSMLSIFLSGAAAIGPFIGGVIIHWWGWPAIFLVNIPFVVTSFLLAWKHIPKDDPSTTSVSRNMSFRKWFELIDASGVLLFTVGLVALLVGLLSAKSSGQISFNNVIVGLIGFVGLGAFVRHELKAKAPFIPLRTFAKYPAMTWINVEFMIVNLLFYSLFFGLPSYLQIVRHVSEFHTGMLMLSLGLCSLVASPIAGRWIDKSGPGPALLISGMLMTFGSVWIVTLDQTSPVISVCLALAAFGISNGLNSVAMQAALFRSSPKEIIGVASGIFNTSRYLGTILSSLLISIVMGDNFSFEGFRILGMILTLIALSLVFINWRHKETGQLHES, encoded by the coding sequence ATGAGTATTCGTAGTAGGTGGTTGATGATTTCCGTTGGACTAGGGATTCTATTGAACCCTTTGAATTCTTCAATGATTTCAGTTGCTATTCCAAGGCTGCAAAATGTGTTCGATCTCGACTTTACAGTGGTATCTTGGATTATTTTTTCGTTCTACATTGCGAGTGCTATCGCTCAACCGATCATGGGAAAAGCCAGCGATTTATTCGGTAGGAGGAGGATATTTCTTAGCGGACTTTTTGTATCCTTCGTTGCATCATTATTAGCTCCACTATCCCCAAACTTTGGATGGCTCATCGTGTTCCGCATTGTGCAATCCGTCGGAACAAGCATGATGGTTGCGGTTGGAATGGCCATTGTGCGAATTCATATTACGGAGAAACAAGCAACTGCACTGTCAATGTTGTCCATATTCTTATCCGGAGCGGCAGCGATTGGCCCCTTTATTGGCGGGGTCATCATTCACTGGTGGGGCTGGCCTGCTATCTTTTTGGTTAATATTCCTTTCGTGGTAACAAGCTTTTTATTAGCTTGGAAGCATATTCCTAAGGATGATCCGTCTACGACATCCGTTTCTCGCAACATGTCCTTTCGCAAATGGTTTGAATTGATTGATGCCTCAGGAGTTCTGCTATTCACCGTGGGTCTGGTTGCTCTGCTCGTTGGATTATTGTCCGCAAAATCATCTGGTCAAATTTCATTTAATAACGTTATCGTCGGACTGATTGGCTTCGTTGGACTTGGAGCTTTCGTGCGGCATGAGTTAAAAGCAAAGGCACCCTTTATACCTTTACGCACATTCGCTAAATATCCTGCAATGACTTGGATCAATGTCGAATTCATGATCGTTAACCTGCTTTTTTACTCTCTCTTTTTTGGGCTTCCGTCCTACTTGCAAATCGTACGACATGTCAGCGAGTTTCATACAGGGATGCTCATGCTAAGCTTAGGCTTGTGTTCGCTCGTTGCTTCTCCAATAGCAGGACGCTGGATCGATAAATCAGGACCCGGGCCAGCATTGCTTATATCCGGAATGCTGATGACATTTGGGTCCGTGTGGATCGTAACACTGGATCAGACTTCACCGGTTATCAGTGTGTGTCTGGCTTTAGCTGCATTCGGTATTAGCAACGGGTTAAACAGTGTTGCTATGCAAGCAGCCTTATTCAGAAGTTCACCAAAAGAAATTATAGGTGTAGCATCTGGAATATTCAATACATCAAGATACCTGGGAACCATCCTCTCTTCTTTGCTGATTAGCATTGTAATGGGAGATAACTTCAGCTTCGAAGGATTTCGAATACTGGGGATGATCCTCACGTTAATAGCATTGTCATTGGTATTCATAAATTGGCGGCACAAGGAGACAGGGCAGTTGCATGAGTCCTAG
- a CDS encoding MmcQ/YjbR family DNA-binding protein, with translation MKLEEIVEYCLSYPASYEDHPFGDGWTAIRHKGNEKIFALIFEKDAHLCVNLKCDPDRSEFLRNAFEEVKPGYHMSKEHWNTVILDGDLSEDDLHDMVKHSFDLTKPKRKVKK, from the coding sequence ATGAAATTAGAAGAAATCGTAGAATACTGTTTGTCTTATCCAGCCTCCTATGAGGATCATCCTTTTGGAGACGGTTGGACAGCCATACGCCACAAAGGAAACGAGAAGATCTTTGCATTAATATTTGAAAAAGATGCTCATCTTTGCGTAAACTTGAAATGTGATCCTGATCGTTCTGAATTCCTTCGAAACGCATTTGAAGAAGTTAAGCCGGGATATCATATGAGTAAAGAGCATTGGAATACCGTTATCTTAGATGGAGACCTATCGGAGGATGACCTTCACGATATGGTAAAACATAGTTTTGACCTGACGAAACCCAAACGTAAAGTGAAAAAATAA
- a CDS encoding replication-associated recombination protein A: protein MIQGTLFDNEHDRPLANRVRPQSLEDFIGQKHLLGPGKVLQDMIKNDQVSSMIFWGPPGVGKTTLAKIIANQTKSKFIDFSAVTSGIKDIRNVMKEAEGNRQLGEKTLLFIDEIHRFNKAQQDAFLPYVEKGSIILIGATTENPSFEVNSALLSRSKVFVLHQLSSEDIVELLEKAIFDPKGYGDQKIGFEEGVLSAIAEYSNGDARVALNTLEMAVLNGEKQDQAILISKEGLLQIIHRKSLLYDKDGEEHYNIISALHKSMRNSDVNASIYWLSRMLESGEDPLFIARRLVRFASEDVGLADNRALEITVSVFQACQFIGMPECDVHLTQAVIYLTLAPKSNSAYLAYRYAKKDALHSMSEPVPLQLRNAPTKLMKELNYGKGYQYAHDTEEKLTTMQTMPDSLIGREYYHPTTQGSEFKIKQRMEEISAWHKQNNNQN from the coding sequence GTGATACAAGGAACATTATTTGATAATGAACATGATCGACCGTTGGCTAATCGTGTGCGTCCTCAATCATTGGAAGACTTTATAGGACAAAAACATTTACTTGGCCCTGGAAAAGTTCTGCAAGATATGATTAAAAATGATCAAGTGTCTTCTATGATATTTTGGGGTCCTCCAGGTGTTGGCAAAACAACACTAGCTAAAATTATTGCCAATCAAACCAAGTCTAAGTTTATTGATTTTAGTGCTGTAACTAGTGGTATTAAAGATATCAGGAATGTAATGAAGGAAGCTGAGGGGAACAGGCAGCTAGGGGAGAAGACCCTTTTATTCATCGATGAAATTCATCGCTTTAATAAGGCACAACAGGATGCTTTTCTTCCATATGTGGAAAAAGGAAGCATCATTCTCATCGGTGCGACAACTGAAAATCCATCATTCGAAGTTAACTCTGCCTTACTATCTCGGAGTAAAGTATTTGTCCTTCATCAATTAAGCAGTGAAGATATTGTTGAATTACTAGAAAAAGCGATTTTCGATCCTAAAGGATACGGAGATCAAAAGATCGGTTTTGAAGAGGGTGTACTTTCTGCTATCGCAGAGTATTCAAATGGCGACGCAAGGGTGGCATTAAACACCTTAGAAATGGCTGTACTAAATGGAGAGAAACAAGATCAAGCTATTCTAATTAGCAAAGAAGGGCTGCTTCAAATTATTCATCGAAAATCACTATTGTATGACAAAGATGGAGAAGAACACTACAATATCATTTCTGCATTGCATAAATCCATGCGAAATAGTGATGTAAATGCATCTATTTATTGGTTGTCACGAATGTTGGAATCAGGTGAAGATCCTTTATTTATCGCTCGAAGGCTGGTTAGGTTTGCAAGTGAGGACGTAGGTTTGGCAGACAATAGGGCATTGGAAATTACTGTTTCGGTGTTTCAAGCATGTCAATTTATAGGAATGCCAGAGTGTGATGTTCATCTAACACAAGCCGTTATTTATCTGACCCTGGCTCCTAAATCAAATTCAGCTTACTTGGCCTACCGCTATGCGAAAAAAGACGCCTTACACTCCATGAGTGAACCTGTTCCTTTGCAGCTTCGGAACGCTCCAACGAAGCTTATGAAAGAGCTAAACTACGGTAAAGGGTATCAGTACGCCCATGACACAGAAGAAAAGCTAACAACGATGCAGACTATGCCCGATTCCCTGATCGGACGCGAATATTACCATCCGACAACACAGGGGTCTGAATTTAAAATTAAACAAAGGATGGAAGAAATTTCAGCATGGCACAAGCAGAACAACAATCAAAATTGA
- a CDS encoding AraC family transcriptional regulator, whose product MDSFKQENKIRPLIYKPVFSYPYDLEIFSVSSLKERTPEEGMKTTYRYEFYMLICVTEGICTQWIDFEPIPCKEGTLIAVTPGQVHNFGHDENWDGWVILFREEFLLPTSLTLSELNLTFDIGRTSKGLTLNNTELQRANTLIEQMVQDSLIQVAKEEVHILLRFQLYAFVAWLNIIQKQKKLPSTSQVSQKFLKFQELVEKNYARLNHVSDYAALLNCTEKTLTRVTVEAVGISAKAFISARISLEAKRLLMHTDYLISDIAEMLNFQETTHFSKFFKRETGFTPVEFRKQNL is encoded by the coding sequence TTGGATTCATTCAAACAGGAAAATAAAATAAGACCTCTTATATATAAACCAGTGTTCTCTTACCCATATGATCTGGAGATTTTTAGCGTATCTTCCCTCAAAGAGCGAACACCAGAGGAAGGTATGAAAACCACTTATCGTTATGAGTTTTATATGCTCATTTGTGTCACCGAAGGAATTTGTACTCAATGGATCGATTTTGAGCCCATCCCTTGTAAGGAGGGAACATTGATAGCAGTAACACCTGGACAAGTCCATAATTTTGGACACGATGAGAACTGGGACGGATGGGTTATTCTTTTCCGTGAGGAATTCCTTCTTCCTACTTCACTTACGTTGAGCGAACTGAATTTAACGTTTGATATAGGCAGAACCTCTAAGGGTTTAACTCTAAATAATACAGAGCTGCAGCGAGCAAACACTTTGATAGAGCAAATGGTTCAAGACTCCTTAATTCAAGTAGCAAAAGAAGAAGTTCATATATTGTTACGGTTTCAGCTTTACGCATTTGTAGCTTGGCTTAACATCATTCAAAAACAAAAAAAACTCCCTTCTACTTCTCAGGTCTCACAAAAGTTTTTAAAGTTTCAAGAATTAGTGGAGAAAAATTATGCCAGATTAAATCATGTTAGTGACTATGCTGCCCTTTTAAATTGCACAGAAAAAACTCTAACTCGGGTTACAGTCGAAGCTGTTGGAATAAGTGCTAAAGCTTTCATATCAGCTCGAATTAGTCTCGAAGCTAAACGTTTGTTAATGCATACAGATTACTTGATTAGCGACATTGCAGAAATGCTTAACTTCCAAGAAACGACTCACTTTAGTAAATTTTTTAAACGGGAAACTGGCTTTACGCCTGTAGAATTCCGAAAGCAGAACCTTTAA
- a CDS encoding DsbA family oxidoreductase: MKIEIWSDYVCPFCYIGKRRLESALEQFAHPNEVVIEYRSFELNPQTSMYSGKSMHQILSEKHGMSIEQAKKAHAELEQQAAMMGLVYNIDQIKPTNTFDAHRLTQYAKSVGKDQELAEKLFYSYYTDTKLISDHDTLADMAESVGMNRDESMAILHDPSKYASEVRSDEATAKQLGITGAPFFVIDRKYAVSGAQPTEVFINALNQASQ, from the coding sequence ATGAAAATCGAGATATGGTCGGACTATGTTTGTCCATTTTGTTATATTGGTAAACGACGATTAGAGTCTGCACTAGAGCAATTCGCTCATCCAAATGAAGTGGTCATTGAATATAGAAGCTTTGAACTTAATCCGCAAACATCCATGTACTCAGGCAAAAGTATGCATCAAATACTTTCTGAGAAACATGGTATGAGTATCGAGCAAGCGAAAAAGGCACATGCTGAACTTGAACAACAAGCAGCAATGATGGGTCTCGTGTATAATATCGACCAAATAAAGCCCACCAATACGTTTGATGCGCATCGTTTAACCCAATATGCCAAATCTGTGGGTAAAGATCAGGAATTAGCAGAGAAGCTGTTCTATTCTTATTACACGGACACTAAGCTAATTAGCGATCATGATACTTTAGCAGATATGGCAGAATCAGTTGGAATGAACAGAGATGAGTCAATGGCAATTCTCCATGATCCCTCCAAGTATGCTAGCGAAGTGCGTTCAGATGAAGCTACAGCAAAACAATTAGGGATCACAGGAGCACCTTTCTTTGTCATTGATAGAAAATACGCGGTATCCGGCGCACAACCAACAGAGGTATTTATAAATGCTCTTAACCAAGCATCTCAATAA
- a CDS encoding NAD(P)-dependent oxidoreductase encodes MNITVFGASGAIGQLVTQLALDHGDFVTSYVRTPQKISLKHPNLSLVQGELSDISTIEKAVAESDVVISTLGPASDMSRKLKGTPIADGHELIIKAMKKHNKKRFITLATPALQSDDDKKNMSTILPGVLAKILLPNGYAEMKKMEGMIKESNLDWTVVRIINPNVKYTGQSYDYSFGDQSAKLSVSRENVAKFMYSAARDNQLIRKMPIIYNK; translated from the coding sequence ATGAATATCACTGTTTTTGGTGCAAGTGGCGCAATTGGACAGCTTGTAACACAATTAGCTTTAGATCACGGAGATTTCGTTACGTCATACGTTAGAACCCCCCAAAAAATAAGCCTCAAACATCCAAATTTGAGCCTTGTACAAGGGGAACTTTCAGATATTTCAACCATCGAAAAGGCCGTTGCCGAATCCGATGTCGTAATCAGCACGTTGGGGCCAGCCTCCGATATGTCACGAAAGCTTAAAGGCACGCCGATTGCTGACGGACACGAACTGATAATTAAGGCTATGAAGAAACATAACAAAAAAAGGTTCATTACACTTGCGACGCCAGCTTTGCAATCAGATGACGATAAGAAAAACATGTCCACGATACTTCCAGGTGTATTAGCCAAAATTCTTCTTCCAAACGGTTATGCAGAAATGAAGAAAATGGAAGGAATGATTAAGGAATCGAATCTGGATTGGACAGTCGTTCGAATTATTAACCCCAATGTTAAATACACAGGGCAGTCTTATGACTATTCATTCGGAGATCAATCGGCTAAATTATCTGTTTCCAGGGAAAATGTTGCCAAATTCATGTACTCTGCCGCTCGTGACAACCAATTGATTAGAAAAATGCCTATTATTTATAACAAATAA
- a CDS encoding SDR family NAD(P)-dependent oxidoreductase, which translates to MKTIAIVGAGAGLGMSIAKKFGQNGFRVALIARNEEKLNQLVIELEQLGIEAASFQADILNKEQIEMAFAAIKEKYGFIDVLEYSPTPSFDTVAPTLDVTEENALYQFQYNVLGALSSVRQVLPDMLDKQSGALLFTTGGAAIHPVPMMGNVGIAISGLRNYIFNLNSELADKGVYAGHLSIGIWMQPNSGVQDKIADIWYDMYTKRDRVEEFITEDKV; encoded by the coding sequence ATGAAAACGATAGCGATTGTTGGAGCAGGAGCAGGTTTAGGAATGTCCATTGCAAAGAAATTCGGACAAAATGGATTCCGCGTAGCGCTTATTGCACGAAATGAAGAAAAGTTGAACCAACTGGTTATTGAATTAGAACAATTGGGAATCGAAGCTGCTTCATTTCAAGCGGACATATTAAATAAAGAACAAATTGAGATGGCATTTGCTGCTATTAAAGAAAAATACGGATTTATTGATGTTCTTGAATACAGTCCAACGCCGAGCTTTGACACAGTAGCGCCAACACTAGATGTAACTGAAGAAAATGCGTTATACCAATTTCAATATAATGTTTTAGGTGCTTTATCGAGTGTTCGACAAGTGTTACCGGATATGTTGGATAAGCAAAGCGGTGCCCTATTATTTACAACTGGAGGTGCTGCAATTCACCCGGTACCGATGATGGGCAATGTCGGAATTGCAATTTCAGGACTTCGTAATTATATCTTTAATTTGAACAGCGAACTAGCTGACAAAGGGGTTTATGCAGGTCACCTTTCGATCGGAATTTGGATGCAGCCGAATTCAGGAGTTCAGGATAAAATCGCTGATATTTGGTACGACATGTACACCAAAAGAGACAGAGTAGAAGAGTTTATAACTGAAGATAAAGTGTAA
- a CDS encoding TetR/AcrR family transcriptional regulator, with the protein MNKKTDLRILRSKHSIKKAFIELLNEKGYEGITIQDIADKAMINRNTFYLHYQNKPDLLNISMDELLEELNSTLKLCSSSKSPISGSMLEQLMQTILEKIKDNIPFYKALLLDENRIYGFQSKMEEIIKNTVEDGLDDIPLKISKELLLQYIASTFMGIVIWWVKNDFSYTPSELASQFGKILTHGHLTAAGIPIND; encoded by the coding sequence ATGAACAAAAAAACCGATTTGCGTATCCTTCGCTCCAAACATTCGATAAAAAAGGCGTTTATAGAACTTCTCAATGAAAAGGGATATGAGGGGATTACGATCCAAGATATAGCCGATAAGGCGATGATTAACCGAAATACCTTTTACCTTCATTATCAGAACAAACCCGATTTGTTGAACATATCTATGGACGAATTATTAGAAGAATTAAATAGTACACTCAAGCTTTGTTCGAGCAGCAAATCTCCTATAAGCGGCTCTATGCTTGAACAACTAATGCAAACCATACTGGAGAAAATTAAGGACAATATTCCCTTTTACAAAGCATTGTTACTGGATGAGAATAGAATCTATGGTTTTCAATCAAAAATGGAGGAAATTATAAAAAACACAGTGGAAGATGGCTTGGATGATATTCCCCTGAAGATTTCAAAGGAATTATTACTTCAATATATCGCATCTACTTTTATGGGCATTGTAATATGGTGGGTTAAAAATGATTTTTCGTATACTCCGAGTGAACTCGCCTCTCAATTCGGAAAAATTCTAACTCATGGACACTTAACAGCTGCAGGTATTCCAATCAACGATTAG
- the ilvD gene encoding dihydroxy-acid dehydratase, giving the protein MGNKKDLRIRSKVISEGANRVPNRAMLRAVGFQDDDFKKPMIGIASTWSEVTPCNMHINDLAVQAKQGARNNGGAPLIFNTITVSDGISMGHGGMLFSLPSREAIADSIEIVTGAERFDGVVAIGGCDKNTPACLMAIGRMNIPSVYVYGGTIQPGNLDGKKVDIVSAFEAVGQYQDGKMTDEQLHKVECSVCPGPGACGGMYTANTMAAAAEAMGMCLPGSSSTSAISADKALECEAAGKQVISLLEQEIYPRDIMTKKAFENAITVVMALGGSTNAFLHLLAIAHSVEVDLTLDDFERIRLRVPHLADLKPSGQYVMQDLNDIGGVSGVMKLLLAEGLLHGDCLTVTGKTLAENLAEAAPLQNNQEIIRPLDNPLKPDGPLVVLRGNLAPEGAVAKMSGMKIQQFSGPTKVYDSEDEATEAIMNDEIQEGDVLVIRYCGPKGGPGMPEMLSVTALIVGKGLGGKVALITDGRFSGGSHGFVVGHVSPEAQVGGPISLLQNGDIITINSDIQEIKVEVSDEELAARAQAWVQPPLKVKSGVLGKYAKLVSSASRGAVTDLME; this is encoded by the coding sequence ATGGGAAATAAAAAAGATCTTCGTATTCGAAGCAAGGTAATCAGTGAAGGTGCTAACCGGGTACCGAACAGAGCGATGCTGCGTGCAGTTGGTTTTCAAGATGACGATTTTAAAAAGCCTATGATCGGAATAGCGAGTACGTGGAGTGAAGTAACACCGTGTAATATGCACATCAATGATTTAGCGGTGCAAGCTAAGCAGGGCGCACGTAATAACGGCGGTGCTCCACTAATTTTTAATACAATTACCGTTTCAGATGGGATTTCGATGGGGCATGGCGGGATGTTATTCTCGCTGCCAAGTCGGGAAGCTATCGCTGATTCGATTGAAATTGTGACTGGAGCGGAGCGTTTTGACGGCGTTGTTGCAATCGGTGGTTGTGACAAGAATACGCCTGCATGTTTGATGGCTATTGGACGGATGAATATTCCTTCCGTTTATGTCTATGGAGGAACCATTCAACCTGGTAATCTTGATGGTAAAAAAGTGGATATCGTTTCAGCTTTTGAAGCTGTTGGTCAATATCAGGATGGAAAAATGACAGATGAACAGCTGCATAAGGTCGAATGCAGTGTTTGCCCGGGTCCAGGGGCTTGCGGGGGCATGTATACCGCTAATACGATGGCCGCAGCTGCAGAAGCAATGGGTATGTGTTTGCCTGGTTCTTCTTCGACATCAGCGATCTCAGCGGATAAAGCATTGGAATGCGAAGCAGCAGGTAAACAGGTCATCTCACTTCTTGAACAGGAAATCTACCCAAGAGACATTATGACGAAGAAAGCATTTGAGAATGCGATCACCGTTGTTATGGCTCTAGGGGGATCAACCAACGCATTTCTCCATCTGCTAGCTATTGCGCACTCCGTAGAAGTCGATTTAACCTTGGATGATTTTGAGCGCATTCGCTTGCGTGTTCCGCATCTGGCAGATCTTAAGCCAAGTGGCCAATATGTGATGCAGGATTTGAATGATATTGGCGGTGTTTCAGGGGTAATGAAGCTATTGCTCGCTGAGGGATTACTTCATGGAGATTGCCTCACGGTAACTGGTAAAACGTTGGCGGAAAATTTAGCAGAAGCTGCTCCACTTCAAAACAATCAAGAGATTATACGTCCACTCGATAATCCGCTTAAGCCAGATGGACCACTGGTTGTGCTTCGAGGAAACCTCGCTCCTGAAGGCGCTGTTGCCAAAATGTCAGGCATGAAGATACAGCAGTTTTCCGGCCCGACAAAGGTGTACGATAGCGAAGATGAAGCCACAGAAGCGATCATGAACGATGAAATTCAAGAAGGAGACGTATTGGTCATACGCTATTGTGGTCCGAAGGGTGGACCAGGTATGCCTGAGATGCTTTCCGTTACAGCACTCATTGTAGGAAAGGGTCTCGGAGGAAAAGTTGCTCTCATAACAGATGGTAGATTCTCTGGTGGTTCGCATGGATTTGTAGTCGGCCATGTATCACCTGAAGCACAAGTAGGCGGGCCGATCTCTTTGCTCCAAAATGGAGATATTATTACCATTAACAGTGACATTCAGGAAATTAAGGTTGAGGTGTCAGATGAAGAGTTAGCCGCTCGAGCGCAAGCGTGGGTACAACCTCCACTGAAAGTAAAATCCGGTGTACTCGGCAAATATGCCAAATTAGTTTCCTCTGCTTCAAGAGGTGCAGTAACAGATTTGATGGAATAA
- a CDS encoding GntR family transcriptional regulator, with product MPIPKDFALPVRMSAKERAFSQIQRWIIDGTLQPGEKLIDAEMAESLGVSRTPIREALQLLEVQGLVSMHPGKETKVTNIEKNDIFKMYSTMAALQALAAEITAKMIVPEQIEKLRSINLEFESSIKNGQVYQAMEVDELFHNYIVELSDNPYVATFNTSLQIHIRRFKYVFLKQPITATLASVEEHDLIIRAFEGKNSDDAHVLMKQNFIRPMQELNEIL from the coding sequence ATGCCAATTCCTAAAGATTTTGCCTTACCCGTTCGTATGTCCGCAAAAGAAAGAGCGTTTTCTCAGATTCAGCGATGGATTATTGATGGAACACTGCAACCAGGTGAAAAGCTTATTGATGCGGAAATGGCTGAATCGCTTGGAGTCAGCCGGACACCAATACGGGAGGCACTTCAGTTACTCGAAGTTCAAGGTCTCGTTTCCATGCATCCAGGAAAAGAAACAAAAGTAACGAATATTGAGAAAAACGATATTTTTAAGATGTATTCAACCATGGCTGCTCTTCAGGCCTTGGCTGCTGAAATTACCGCCAAAATGATTGTTCCAGAACAGATCGAGAAACTAAGATCCATAAATTTGGAATTTGAAAGTTCCATTAAGAATGGCCAAGTTTATCAGGCCATGGAGGTGGATGAGCTATTTCATAATTATATTGTGGAGCTCTCAGATAATCCTTATGTGGCCACATTTAATACATCTCTTCAGATTCACATTAGGAGATTTAAATATGTGTTTTTAAAACAACCCATTACAGCTACACTTGCTTCAGTCGAAGAGCATGATTTGATCATTAGAGCTTTTGAAGGCAAGAATAGCGACGATGCTCACGTGCTAATGAAACAAAATTTTATTCGACCGATGCAGGAACTGAACGAAATACTTTGA
- a CDS encoding alpha/beta hydrolase, with amino-acid sequence MSIETRILPELREVYSQFPGFELEKNLEWSRSLVSATSVKSSEHVTTTIRKVPREGGEMLVKIYEPADRTNDLLPAMLWIHGGGYVLGHPDMDDKLCERFVQTAECIVVSVDYRLAPEHPYPAAIEDCYAGLVWMTEEAAVLGIDVNRVAIAGASGGGGLTAALALMARDKGGPSIIFQMPLYPMLDNRNITPSSHEITEEGSIWNRTDNVTAWNMYLGKESDVSGNSSYAVPSRAENLAGLPPAYTCVGQLDLFRDETIEYVARLAQAGVDVEFNLYPGCFHLFEILAPETEVSQRAVQGYMDAMARALHPNRDL; translated from the coding sequence ATGAGTATTGAGACACGTATATTACCAGAATTAAGAGAGGTATATTCACAATTTCCAGGGTTTGAATTAGAGAAAAATTTAGAGTGGAGCAGAAGCTTAGTATCGGCTACCTCTGTGAAAAGCTCAGAGCATGTTACCACAACCATTCGAAAAGTTCCGAGGGAAGGAGGCGAGATGCTGGTCAAAATATATGAGCCGGCCGACCGAACAAATGATTTACTACCAGCCATGTTATGGATTCACGGGGGCGGATACGTGTTAGGACATCCAGATATGGATGACAAATTGTGCGAACGTTTTGTTCAGACAGCAGAATGTATTGTTGTATCAGTTGATTATAGGCTCGCTCCTGAGCATCCGTATCCTGCAGCGATTGAAGATTGTTATGCTGGATTGGTATGGATGACGGAGGAGGCAGCAGTGCTTGGCATTGATGTGAATCGGGTTGCCATTGCCGGTGCTAGCGGTGGTGGAGGGTTGACAGCAGCACTCGCGCTAATGGCTCGTGATAAAGGAGGTCCGTCAATTATTTTCCAAATGCCATTGTACCCGATGTTAGATAATCGTAACATCACACCATCTAGTCATGAGATTACAGAAGAGGGTTCAATCTGGAACCGAACGGACAACGTGACGGCTTGGAATATGTACCTTGGCAAGGAGAGTGATGTCAGTGGAAATTCTTCTTACGCAGTACCTTCGAGAGCAGAAAACTTGGCCGGATTGCCGCCAGCCTATACTTGTGTAGGTCAGCTCGATCTATTCCGGGACGAGACGATAGAATATGTCGCACGACTAGCACAAGCAGGTGTAGATGTAGAATTCAACCTCTATCCAGGTTGTTTCCACCTTTTCGAAATTCTTGCTCCAGAAACAGAAGTCAGTCAGCGCGCTGTTCAGGGTTATATGGATGCGATGGCACGAGCACTTCATCCCAACAGGGATCTTTAA